The Pseudomonadota bacterium DNA segment GTTCTCGAACCACGTCATGCTGCAGCAGTTCGAGAACCCCGCGAACCCGGCGGCGCACAGGGCGCGCACCTCCGAGGAGATCTGGCGGGACACGGACGGCGCGGTGGACGTGGTCGTCGCCGGCGTCGGAACCGGCGGCACGATCACCGGGATCGCCCAGGCGCTCAAGCCGCGCAAGCCGTCGCTTTGCGCCGTCGCGGTCGAGCCCGCGGACTCCCCCGTCCTGTCGGGCGGCGCGCCCGGGCCGCACAAGATCCAGGGCATCGGCGCCGGGTTCGTGCCCGCGGTG contains these protein-coding regions:
- a CDS encoding pyridoxal-phosphate dependent enzyme → FSNHVMLQQFENPANPAAHRARTSEEIWRDTDGAVDVVVAGVGTGGTITGIAQALKPRKPSLCAVAVEPADSPVLSGGAPGPHKIQGIGAGFVPAVLDRGLIDEVIRVRHQDAGATARRMAREEGLLVGISSGAAVFAALGLAARPEHAGKTIVAIAPDTGERYLSTWLFESEG